In one Micromonospora polyrhachis genomic region, the following are encoded:
- a CDS encoding ABC transporter ATP-binding protein has product MNGPAPAALALRGLVKRFDTKIAVSGVDLDVPAGSFYGLLGPNGAGKTTSLSMAVGLLRPDAGSAWVLGHDVWASPVQAKQLLGVMPDGVRLFDRLNGAELLAYHGLLRGMDPAVVDQRARELLDVLALADAGRTLVVDYSAGMKKKIGLACALLHSPRLLVLDEPFEAVDPVSAALIRDILHRYVTNGGTVIFSSHVMEVVERLCSHVAILAGGTIKRVGTIDEVRAGRSLEDVFVEVVGGRTATGEELAWL; this is encoded by the coding sequence ATGAATGGTCCCGCGCCCGCTGCCCTCGCTCTCCGTGGATTGGTCAAACGCTTCGACACCAAGATCGCCGTGTCGGGTGTCGACCTCGACGTGCCGGCTGGCTCGTTCTACGGGCTGCTCGGCCCCAACGGCGCGGGTAAGACCACCTCCCTCTCGATGGCGGTGGGGCTGCTCCGCCCCGACGCCGGGAGTGCCTGGGTGCTCGGCCACGACGTGTGGGCCAGCCCGGTGCAGGCCAAGCAGCTCCTCGGCGTGATGCCGGACGGCGTACGGCTCTTCGACCGGCTCAACGGCGCGGAACTGCTGGCATACCACGGACTGCTGCGTGGCATGGACCCGGCCGTGGTCGACCAGCGGGCCCGGGAACTGCTCGACGTACTGGCCCTGGCCGACGCGGGCCGGACCCTGGTGGTCGACTACTCCGCCGGCATGAAGAAGAAGATCGGCCTGGCCTGTGCCCTGCTGCACAGCCCCCGACTGCTGGTGCTCGACGAGCCGTTCGAGGCCGTCGACCCGGTCTCCGCCGCGCTGATCCGGGACATCCTGCACCGGTACGTCACCAACGGCGGCACGGTGATCTTCTCCAGCCATGTGATGGAAGTGGTGGAGCGGCTCTGTAGCCACGTGGCGATCCTGGCCGGCGGCACGATCAAGCGCGTCGGCACCATCGACGAGGTACGTGCCGGCCGCTCGCTGGAGGACGTCTTCGTCGAGGTGGTCGGCGGCCGTACCGCCACCGGCGAGGAGCTGGCATGGCTTTGA
- a CDS encoding sensor histidine kinase, with protein sequence MDSNLFAAFAVVALVSALGAALFAVVRLRGRRGIATATQRATYEVLHTAGLAAEPLRAGLTPAGAAKAVRHLRALVGAAGLALVDAAEVLAIDGRGSHHGEQLVLAAQRAIAADRSTVLGDAELPCDRVDCPVRGAVVAPLTGPGGRAAGALVAIADGQPAPGLVQATLETADWAGAQLALAELDSSRERLARAEVRALRAQISPHFIYNALTAIGSFVRTDPERARELILEFAEFTRYSFRAHGEFTTLAEELRSIDRYLTIERARFGDRLQVRLQIAPEVLPVSVPFLCLQPLVENAVQHGLSRKPGTGMVSIEARDAGTECHITVEDDGVGMDPELLTTGIVELAATDPSDDTGQHVGLSNVDERLRSVFGDQFGLVVETGLGSGTKVSMRVPKFHRHVRANP encoded by the coding sequence GTGGACTCGAACCTGTTCGCCGCGTTCGCGGTCGTCGCGCTGGTCAGCGCGCTCGGCGCCGCGCTCTTCGCCGTCGTACGGCTGCGCGGGCGACGGGGCATCGCCACCGCGACCCAGCGGGCCACGTACGAGGTCCTGCACACCGCCGGACTCGCCGCCGAACCGCTGCGCGCCGGCCTGACCCCGGCGGGTGCCGCGAAGGCCGTACGGCATTTGCGCGCCCTCGTCGGCGCGGCTGGCCTGGCCCTGGTCGACGCCGCCGAGGTGCTGGCGATCGACGGGCGGGGCAGCCACCATGGCGAACAGTTGGTACTGGCCGCGCAGCGGGCCATCGCCGCCGACCGGTCGACCGTGCTCGGTGACGCGGAACTGCCCTGTGACCGGGTCGACTGCCCGGTCCGGGGTGCGGTCGTCGCACCGCTGACCGGGCCGGGCGGTCGGGCCGCCGGGGCGCTGGTGGCGATCGCCGACGGCCAACCAGCTCCGGGACTGGTGCAGGCCACCCTGGAGACCGCCGACTGGGCCGGGGCGCAACTCGCCCTGGCCGAGCTGGACTCGTCCCGGGAGCGGCTGGCCCGAGCCGAGGTACGCGCACTGCGCGCCCAGATAAGCCCGCATTTCATCTACAACGCGTTGACCGCGATCGGCTCGTTCGTGCGTACCGACCCGGAACGGGCCCGGGAACTGATCCTCGAATTCGCCGAGTTCACCCGGTACTCGTTCCGGGCACATGGCGAGTTCACCACGCTGGCCGAGGAGCTACGGTCGATCGACCGCTACCTCACCATCGAACGGGCCCGGTTCGGTGACCGGCTCCAGGTACGCCTCCAGATCGCCCCGGAGGTGCTGCCGGTCAGTGTGCCGTTCCTCTGCCTGCAACCGCTGGTCGAGAACGCCGTACAGCATGGCTTGTCGCGCAAGCCCGGCACCGGCATGGTCAGCATCGAGGCGCGCGACGCCGGGACGGAGTGCCACATCACGGTGGAGGACGACGGGGTGGGCATGGACCCGGAGCTGCTGACCACCGGCATAGTCGAGTTGGCAGCCACCGATCCGAGCGACGACACCGGCCAACACGTCGGTCTCTCCAATGTGGACGAGCGACTGCGGTCGGTCTTCGGCGACCAGTTCGGCCTGGTCGTGGAGACCGGCCTCGGTTCCGGTACGAAGGTGAGCATGCGGGTACCGAAGTTCCACCGTCACGTACGGGCAAACCCATGA
- a CDS encoding sodium/solute symporter has protein sequence MDHAFVVPAIVAVTLATVAIGFYGLRLARTTSDFLVASRMVSPTWNAAAIGGEYLSAASFLGIAGLILKNGVDVLWYPVGFAAGYLALLLFVAAPLRRSGAFTLPDFCELRLGSRRLRKLATLFVVFIGWLYLVPQLQGAGLTLTTVTGAPYEVGALLVGAVVTANVALGGMRAVTFVQAFQYWLKLTALAVPVIFLVLHWQADGRPAVTPPEGPTFRTATTVVVEEAATLTLADGTTRTVRPGDELSFAAGDPVPEVSGVTVANGLDWLLPSAAGSDDRGLFATYSLILATFLGTMGLPHVLVRFYTNPDGAAARRTTLVVLALVGAFYLLPTLYGVLGRIYTPQLLVTGQTDAVVVLLPGAVVGDGLTGRLLAALVAAGAFAAFLSTSSGLLTSVAGVISTDVLGHGSVRDFRLATLFAGLVPVVLALNVSGLDVSQVVGLAFAVAASSFCPLLVLGSWWRGLTDVGAAAGILAGGGAAVLAVLLTVVGPPLSGWPATLIAQPAAWSVPLAFTVMVAVSVLTRHRVPAEVGATMLRLHAPETLRL, from the coding sequence GTGGACCACGCCTTCGTCGTACCGGCGATCGTCGCGGTCACCCTGGCCACCGTCGCGATCGGCTTCTATGGTCTCCGGCTGGCCCGGACCACCTCGGACTTCCTGGTCGCCTCCCGGATGGTCAGCCCCACCTGGAACGCCGCCGCCATCGGAGGCGAATACCTGTCGGCCGCCTCGTTCCTGGGCATCGCCGGTCTGATCCTCAAGAACGGCGTCGACGTGCTCTGGTATCCGGTCGGCTTCGCCGCCGGCTACCTGGCCCTGCTGCTCTTCGTGGCCGCACCGCTGCGCCGCTCGGGTGCCTTCACCCTGCCCGACTTCTGCGAGCTACGGCTCGGCTCGCGCCGGCTCCGCAAACTCGCCACCCTCTTCGTCGTCTTCATCGGCTGGCTCTACCTCGTACCGCAGTTGCAGGGGGCGGGGCTCACCCTGACCACGGTCACCGGAGCCCCGTACGAGGTGGGTGCGCTGCTGGTCGGCGCGGTGGTGACCGCCAACGTGGCGCTGGGCGGGATGCGGGCCGTCACCTTCGTGCAGGCGTTCCAGTACTGGCTGAAGTTGACCGCACTCGCCGTACCGGTGATCTTCCTGGTGCTGCACTGGCAGGCCGACGGGCGACCGGCGGTGACCCCGCCGGAGGGGCCGACCTTCCGGACCGCCACCACCGTCGTTGTCGAGGAGGCCGCGACCCTCACCCTGGCCGACGGCACGACCCGGACGGTACGCCCCGGCGACGAACTCTCCTTCGCCGCCGGTGACCCGGTGCCGGAGGTCTCCGGGGTGACCGTGGCGAACGGGCTGGACTGGCTGCTGCCCAGTGCGGCGGGCAGCGACGATCGGGGACTGTTCGCCACGTACTCGCTGATCCTGGCGACCTTCCTCGGCACGATGGGACTGCCGCACGTGCTGGTGCGCTTCTACACCAATCCGGACGGGGCAGCGGCCCGCCGGACCACCCTGGTCGTGCTCGCCCTGGTGGGCGCGTTCTATCTGCTGCCCACCCTGTACGGCGTACTCGGCCGGATCTACACCCCGCAACTGCTGGTCACCGGGCAGACCGACGCAGTGGTGGTGTTGCTGCCCGGGGCCGTGGTCGGCGACGGCCTGACCGGCCGGCTGCTGGCTGCCCTGGTCGCCGCCGGAGCGTTCGCGGCCTTCCTCTCCACCTCCTCCGGCCTGCTCACCAGCGTCGCCGGGGTGATCTCCACGGACGTGCTGGGTCACGGGTCGGTCCGCGACTTCCGGTTGGCGACGCTCTTCGCCGGCCTGGTGCCGGTGGTGCTCGCGCTCAACGTCTCCGGGCTGGACGTCTCGCAGGTGGTCGGGCTGGCCTTCGCGGTCGCCGCCTCCAGCTTCTGCCCGCTGCTGGTGCTCGGCAGTTGGTGGCGAGGGCTGACCGACGTCGGGGCGGCGGCCGGCATCCTGGCCGGGGGTGGCGCCGCTGTGCTCGCCGTCCTGCTCACCGTCGTCGGTCCACCGCTGAGCGGATGGCCGGCAACCCTGATCGCCCAGCCCGCCGCCTGGTCCGTACCACTGGCCTTCACCGTGATGGTGGCGGTGTCGGTGCTCACCCGGCACCGCGTACCTGCCGAGGTCGGCGCCACCATGCTCCGGCTGCACGCCCCGGAGACGCTCCGGCTGTGA
- a CDS encoding DUF4153 domain-containing protein produces MARRTRIGLDRLIWAAATVALIGVGTVRAAGWLFVLCVLTAGVTACLAVTGGRSLGGILYAARLPVVAVFRAMPWTARGMNRSGPRTGGYSVGRLLATVAVSVGLLGVFGALFASADAAFADLLGGLLPTLSVGDVVRWSFLFPILLIGLLGAAHLLTAPPDLTGLENQPAKRVRRLEWALPVALLDLLFAAFVLVQITVLFGGSRHVLAEAGPTYAEYARGGFWQLLIVSGLTLLVIAGASRWAPRDSRADRIVLRLLLGVLALLSLVIVASALYRMNVYTQAYGATRLRLLVAACELWLGVIFVLVLLAGIRLRATWLPRLVLGAAVLALLGLAALNPDRFIAEQNIDRYERTDRLDVNYLSQLSADAAPAFNRLPDEKRACALRAIADELAAEQHDWRAANIGRSRARQLIATNPVDYNPARCLTIYPR; encoded by the coding sequence GTGGCACGTCGTACCCGGATCGGCCTGGACCGGCTGATCTGGGCGGCGGCTACCGTGGCCCTGATCGGAGTCGGCACGGTACGGGCAGCCGGCTGGCTCTTCGTACTCTGTGTCCTGACCGCCGGGGTGACCGCGTGCCTGGCGGTGACCGGCGGGCGTTCCCTGGGCGGGATACTGTACGCGGCCCGACTGCCGGTCGTGGCGGTGTTCCGGGCGATGCCCTGGACGGCGCGCGGCATGAACCGTAGCGGCCCACGGACCGGCGGCTACTCCGTCGGGCGGCTCCTCGCCACCGTGGCCGTCTCGGTCGGCCTGCTTGGCGTCTTCGGGGCCCTGTTCGCCTCGGCCGACGCCGCCTTCGCCGACCTCCTCGGCGGGCTGTTGCCCACTCTCTCCGTGGGCGACGTCGTCCGCTGGTCCTTCCTCTTCCCGATCCTGCTCATCGGGCTGCTCGGGGCGGCCCACCTGCTCACCGCCCCGCCCGACCTGACCGGCCTGGAGAACCAGCCGGCGAAGCGGGTCCGCCGGCTGGAGTGGGCACTACCGGTGGCCCTGCTCGACCTGCTCTTCGCCGCGTTCGTGCTGGTGCAGATCACCGTGCTGTTCGGCGGCTCGCGGCACGTGCTGGCCGAGGCCGGACCGACCTACGCCGAGTACGCCCGGGGCGGCTTCTGGCAACTACTGATCGTCTCCGGGCTCACCCTGCTGGTCATCGCCGGGGCCAGCCGGTGGGCACCTCGGGACAGCCGGGCCGATCGGATCGTGCTGCGCCTGCTGCTCGGGGTGCTCGCCCTGCTCAGCCTGGTCATCGTGGCCTCCGCGCTCTACCGCATGAACGTCTACACCCAGGCGTACGGCGCGACCCGGCTGCGGCTGCTGGTGGCCGCCTGCGAGCTGTGGCTCGGCGTGATCTTCGTGCTCGTCCTGCTGGCCGGCATCCGGCTGCGCGCCACCTGGTTGCCCCGGCTCGTGCTGGGTGCGGCGGTGCTGGCCCTCCTCGGGCTCGCCGCGCTCAACCCGGACCGGTTCATCGCCGAGCAGAACATCGACCGGTACGAACGGACCGACCGTCTCGACGTGAACTACCTGTCCCAGCTCTCCGCCGACGCCGCGCCCGCGTTCAACCGCCTGCCGGACGAGAAGCGCGCCTGCGCTCTCCGTGCCATCGCCGACGAACTGGCGGCTGAGCAGCATGACTGGCGCGCGGCGAACATCGGTCGGAGCCGGGCCCGGCAGCTGATCGCGACCAACCCAGTCGACTACAACCCCGCCAGGTGTCTCACGATCTATCCCCGTTGA
- a CDS encoding HAMP domain-containing sensor histidine kinase: MSAFWDRINRALDLLPRPLDPVRSIKVKLGILLVTAGAVGMSVFMLGIGWVPPKTLIVAITVALLASQVMAHGMTSPLREMTAAARAMARGDYTRRVRATSRDEVGELATAFNQMAADLAESDRRRRELIANVSHELRTPITALQGVLENIVDGVAEPEPTTLRVALAQTERLGHLVRELLDLSRLDAGVVPLRPVRLDVADFLYDAVRQAEVTATGAGRVVHFEVRQSATDLTIEADPWRLHQVFANLLDNAARHSPSGGTVLVTAESQAGHLRFEVIDEGDGIPVEERSRVFERFTRGDRTSGGGTGLGLAIAHWAVELHGGSITVTDPPEASPGRTRTGCRIQVTLPLTAIRSEAA; encoded by the coding sequence GTGAGCGCGTTCTGGGACCGGATCAACCGGGCGCTGGACCTGCTGCCCCGCCCCCTGGACCCGGTCCGCTCGATCAAGGTGAAGCTGGGCATCCTGCTGGTCACCGCCGGGGCGGTCGGCATGAGCGTCTTCATGCTCGGCATCGGCTGGGTGCCGCCCAAGACACTGATCGTCGCCATCACCGTCGCCCTGCTGGCCTCACAGGTGATGGCGCACGGCATGACCTCGCCACTGCGGGAGATGACGGCGGCAGCCCGGGCGATGGCCCGGGGCGACTACACCCGCCGGGTCCGGGCCACCTCCCGCGACGAGGTCGGCGAACTCGCCACCGCGTTCAACCAGATGGCGGCGGACCTGGCCGAATCCGACCGGCGGCGGCGCGAGCTGATCGCCAACGTGTCGCACGAGCTGCGTACGCCGATCACCGCGCTCCAGGGCGTGCTGGAGAACATCGTCGACGGCGTCGCCGAACCGGAACCCACCACTCTCCGGGTGGCCCTGGCCCAGACCGAACGACTCGGGCACCTGGTCAGGGAACTACTCGACCTGTCCCGCCTGGACGCCGGGGTGGTGCCGCTACGGCCGGTCCGGCTGGACGTCGCCGACTTCCTGTACGACGCGGTCCGGCAGGCCGAGGTCACCGCCACCGGCGCCGGACGGGTGGTGCACTTCGAGGTACGCCAGTCAGCCACCGACCTGACCATCGAGGCTGACCCGTGGCGGCTGCACCAGGTCTTCGCCAACCTGCTCGACAACGCGGCCCGGCACAGCCCATCCGGTGGCACCGTCCTCGTCACCGCCGAGTCGCAGGCCGGGCATCTGCGGTTCGAGGTGATCGACGAGGGCGACGGAATTCCGGTCGAGGAACGTTCGCGAGTGTTCGAACGGTTCACCCGGGGCGACCGCACCAGCGGTGGCGGCACCGGTCTGGGCCTGGCCATCGCACACTGGGCCGTGGAGCTACACGGCGGCTCCATCACCGTCACCGACCCACCAGAGGCGTCCCCGGGCCGGACTCGCACCGGGTGCCGCATTCAGGTAACCCTTCCGCTGACCGCCATCCGATCGGAGGCAGCTTGA
- a CDS encoding response regulator transcription factor, whose translation MKERRVLVVEDERTIAESVAARLRAEGFIVTIAGDGPSAVETVRTWQPDLVVLDVMLPGFDGLEVCRRIQADRPVPVLMLTARDDETDLLVGLAVGADDYLTKPFSLRELAARVHALLRRVERTAATTAPASTPTTLRIGDLEINQAERRVRRAGVEAHLTPTEFDLLVHLAGRPRTVLPRERLLADVWGWPEGSGTRTVDSHVKALRRKLGADLIRTVHGVGYALDVRP comes from the coding sequence ATGAAGGAACGTCGCGTCCTGGTCGTGGAGGACGAACGCACCATCGCCGAATCAGTGGCCGCCCGACTCCGGGCCGAGGGTTTCATCGTCACCATCGCCGGGGACGGCCCGAGCGCGGTCGAAACCGTCCGAACCTGGCAGCCGGACCTGGTCGTACTGGATGTGATGCTGCCGGGCTTCGACGGCCTGGAGGTATGCCGACGCATCCAGGCCGATCGGCCGGTGCCGGTGCTCATGCTGACCGCCCGCGACGACGAGACAGACCTGCTGGTCGGACTGGCCGTCGGGGCCGACGACTATCTGACCAAGCCGTTCTCACTGCGGGAACTGGCCGCCCGGGTGCACGCCCTGCTGCGCCGGGTGGAGCGGACGGCTGCCACCACGGCCCCGGCCTCGACCCCGACCACGCTCCGAATCGGTGACCTGGAGATCAACCAGGCCGAACGGCGGGTACGCCGGGCCGGTGTCGAGGCCCACCTCACCCCCACCGAGTTCGACCTGTTGGTGCACCTGGCTGGCCGGCCGCGCACCGTACTGCCCAGGGAACGGCTGCTGGCCGACGTCTGGGGCTGGCCCGAAGGCTCCGGCACCCGTACGGTCGACAGCCACGTCAAGGCGCTGCGCCGCAAGCTCGGGGCGGACCTGATCCGCACCGTGCACGGCGTCGGCTACGCCCTGGACGTACGACCGTGA
- a CDS encoding LytR/AlgR family response regulator transcription factor: MTGFLRVLAVDDEPPALDELAYHLRADPRVARLHTAADATEALRVLRDADVDAVFLDIRMPGLDGMELARVLRRFARPPAIVFVTAYDDGAVDAFDLGVTDYVRKPVRAERLAESLRRVVSSRVVPSHPAALARAEEDPTIPVELAGTTRMLPRSAVRWVEAQGDYARLHTADGSHLVRVSLATLADRWGDAGFVRIHRSFLVQIRLIAELRLANSGYVVIIDGSELPVSRRHTRELKDKLVRAAKQDWNR; the protein is encoded by the coding sequence GTGACGGGTTTCCTGCGGGTGTTGGCAGTGGACGACGAGCCGCCGGCGCTGGACGAGTTGGCCTACCACCTGCGCGCCGACCCTCGGGTCGCCCGGTTGCACACCGCCGCCGACGCCACCGAGGCCCTACGGGTGCTCCGGGACGCCGACGTCGACGCGGTCTTCCTCGACATCCGGATGCCCGGTCTGGACGGTATGGAACTGGCCCGGGTGCTGCGCCGGTTCGCCCGGCCACCGGCGATCGTCTTCGTCACCGCGTACGACGACGGGGCGGTGGACGCCTTCGACCTCGGCGTCACCGACTACGTCCGCAAACCCGTACGTGCCGAAAGGCTTGCCGAGTCGCTGCGTCGGGTGGTCAGCTCCCGGGTCGTACCGTCCCATCCGGCCGCGCTGGCCCGCGCGGAGGAGGATCCGACGATCCCAGTCGAACTGGCCGGTACGACCCGGATGCTGCCCCGCTCGGCGGTGCGCTGGGTGGAGGCGCAGGGCGACTACGCCCGGCTGCACACCGCCGACGGCTCGCATCTGGTTCGGGTGTCGCTGGCGACTCTCGCCGACCGCTGGGGGGACGCGGGTTTCGTCCGGATCCACCGCTCGTTCCTGGTGCAGATCCGGCTCATCGCCGAACTGCGGTTGGCCAACTCCGGCTACGTCGTGATCATCGACGGCAGCGAGTTGCCGGTCAGCCGCCGACACACCCGCGAGTTGAAAGACAAACTCGTACGCGCCGCCAAGCAGGACTGGAACCGGTGA
- a CDS encoding erythromycin esterase family protein: MSHPRPVSRRRLLGLATATVAVLTAGTLSAAGTAAAAETAPNAGPVNALNRSAHPLADLGALGRMIGDARVVGVGEASHSGHEFFTLKQRVFRHLVATKGFTTFALEASWSTGLRLDAYVTRGVGDPAQIMRNEFQGQYVFWNTQEYLDLIHWMRRYNVAHPDRLQLHFVGNDLGFAGKAAFDQVSDYLATYRPDLTAGIEISYGSLRPEVNTEAGPWMVNQLYVKSATERKSDADMAASALALLRDQGRPHRADQHSQEAYAWAVQNATAIAQSFTGYAFPDEQFSERMRYRDEAMAANTAWWLRHRGSGILLASNNGHIAYTSDNPSEFPETTGAVLHRELGDDYVSIGLTFNKGTVNALPDYTAQQPKTYTIAPAPAGHNENVLDRVRYRDFSIDLRTAPAAARTWLDTARPTRSYGLYWSTDDPATALGRSYDILIHLHQVEAGHLR; this comes from the coding sequence ATGAGCCACCCCCGCCCCGTCAGCCGTCGCCGCCTGCTCGGCCTGGCCACCGCCACCGTCGCCGTACTCACCGCAGGGACTCTCAGTGCTGCTGGCACCGCTGCCGCGGCAGAGACCGCACCGAACGCAGGGCCGGTGAATGCCCTGAACCGCAGTGCGCACCCCCTGGCCGACCTGGGCGCCCTGGGGCGCATGATCGGCGACGCCCGCGTCGTGGGCGTAGGCGAGGCCAGCCACAGCGGCCACGAATTCTTCACTCTCAAGCAGCGCGTCTTCCGCCACCTCGTGGCCACCAAGGGCTTCACCACCTTCGCCCTGGAGGCGAGTTGGAGCACCGGCCTACGCCTGGACGCCTATGTCACCCGCGGTGTCGGCGACCCCGCGCAGATCATGCGGAACGAGTTCCAGGGCCAGTACGTCTTCTGGAACACCCAGGAGTACCTCGACCTGATCCACTGGATGCGCCGCTACAACGTCGCCCACCCCGACCGACTGCAGCTGCACTTCGTCGGCAACGACCTCGGCTTCGCTGGCAAGGCCGCCTTCGACCAGGTCTCCGACTACCTCGCCACATACCGTCCGGACCTGACCGCCGGGATCGAGATCTCGTACGGTTCCCTGCGGCCGGAAGTCAACACCGAGGCCGGCCCGTGGATGGTCAACCAGCTCTACGTAAAGAGTGCGACCGAGCGGAAGAGCGACGCCGACATGGCCGCCTCGGCCCTCGCGCTGCTGCGTGACCAGGGCCGCCCGCACCGCGCCGACCAGCACAGCCAAGAGGCGTACGCCTGGGCGGTGCAAAACGCCACCGCCATCGCCCAGAGCTTCACCGGCTATGCCTTCCCCGACGAGCAGTTCTCCGAGCGGATGCGCTACCGCGACGAAGCCATGGCAGCCAACACCGCCTGGTGGCTGCGCCACCGAGGCAGCGGGATCCTGCTCGCCTCGAACAACGGCCACATCGCCTACACCAGCGACAACCCATCCGAGTTCCCCGAGACCACCGGCGCGGTCCTGCACCGCGAACTCGGCGACGACTACGTCAGCATCGGCCTGACCTTCAACAAGGGCACCGTCAACGCACTGCCCGACTACACCGCGCAGCAGCCCAAGACCTATACCATTGCCCCCGCCCCCGCAGGCCACAACGAGAACGTCCTCGACAGGGTCCGCTACCGCGACTTCAGCATCGACCTGCGCACCGCGCCCGCAGCAGCCCGAACCTGGCTCGACACGGCCCGCCCCACCCGCTCCTACGGCCTGTACTGGTCGACTGACGACCCGGCAACCGCTCTGGGCCGTTCCTACGACATCCTCATCCACCTGCACCAGGTCGAAGCCGGTCACCTTCGCTAA
- a CDS encoding ABC transporter permease encodes MNVAAPVTHEVTQTRPVRARHFVRLKLRVMGNNFRGQSWRIALFIVGAFFGLWFAGMGFLLFALPGLADEPGWAMSMAGLGGGLLVLGWLLLPLVYFGVDESLDPARFALLPLGRRTLVTGLFAAALVGIPAIAMLIATLGLVVTAGALGGWSAALVAGLGAVAGLFVCVAASRAVTSAFATMLRSRRVRDLAAVLLAVLAALIAPLQLLVVGSAGRVDLDQLETVARVVGWTPLGAPYTAGIELAEGRAWAALVKLLIAVATIVVLLCWWSRSLESAMVGAASSGPAATGKPLPGGAVVQLFPRILSWIPRDRYGALVAREARYWWRDARRRSNLITVAVIGVFVPVMVNVGSQGMFEGANFGGADIEGANFDASPTMLSLSLLFVGILAALTLANQFGFDGSAYAANVIAGVPGRLELRARVVAFSLYIVPLLTVISVVLTFFLREPAWIGVAAGTLLASYGAGLAVNMYVSILAAYALPETSNPFAINTGAGIAKSLLSFVAMLAAAVLGIPAVLATALLGDVWLWLALPVGAAYGVGAVLFGTYLAGDVLDRRMPELLIAVTPRR; translated from the coding sequence GTGAACGTCGCCGCTCCGGTGACCCACGAGGTCACCCAGACCCGGCCGGTCCGCGCCCGACACTTCGTACGCCTCAAGCTGCGGGTGATGGGCAACAACTTCCGGGGCCAGAGCTGGCGGATCGCGCTTTTCATCGTCGGCGCGTTCTTCGGGCTCTGGTTCGCCGGGATGGGCTTCCTGCTCTTCGCCCTCCCGGGCCTGGCCGACGAGCCGGGCTGGGCCATGTCCATGGCCGGCCTGGGCGGCGGGCTGTTGGTGCTTGGCTGGCTGCTCCTGCCATTGGTGTACTTCGGCGTGGACGAGTCACTCGACCCGGCCCGCTTCGCGCTGCTGCCGCTGGGCCGCCGCACCCTGGTCACGGGTCTGTTTGCTGCCGCCCTGGTCGGCATCCCCGCGATCGCCATGCTGATCGCCACCCTCGGCCTAGTGGTCACCGCCGGGGCGCTGGGCGGGTGGTCGGCCGCCCTGGTCGCCGGACTCGGCGCCGTCGCCGGCCTGTTCGTCTGTGTCGCGGCCAGCCGGGCGGTGACCAGCGCGTTCGCCACCATGCTGCGGTCCCGGCGGGTCCGCGACCTGGCGGCGGTCCTACTCGCGGTCCTGGCCGCGTTGATCGCCCCATTGCAGCTCCTCGTCGTCGGCTCCGCCGGCCGGGTCGACCTGGACCAGTTGGAGACCGTGGCACGGGTCGTCGGGTGGACGCCGCTGGGTGCGCCGTACACGGCGGGCATCGAGTTGGCCGAGGGCCGCGCCTGGGCCGCGCTGGTCAAGTTGCTGATCGCGGTGGCGACCATCGTGGTGCTGCTCTGTTGGTGGTCCCGGTCGCTGGAGTCGGCGATGGTGGGGGCGGCCAGTAGCGGCCCCGCCGCCACCGGCAAGCCCCTGCCGGGTGGCGCGGTGGTGCAGCTCTTCCCCCGGATCCTGTCGTGGATCCCCCGGGACCGGTACGGCGCACTGGTGGCCCGCGAGGCGCGGTACTGGTGGCGGGACGCCCGTCGCCGGTCCAACCTGATCACCGTTGCCGTGATCGGTGTCTTCGTGCCGGTGATGGTCAACGTCGGCAGCCAGGGGATGTTCGAGGGGGCCAACTTCGGGGGAGCCGACATCGAGGGGGCCAACTTCGACGCGTCCCCGACGATGCTCAGCCTGTCGCTGCTCTTCGTCGGCATCCTCGCGGCGCTGACCCTGGCCAACCAGTTCGGCTTCGACGGCAGCGCGTACGCGGCGAATGTGATCGCCGGGGTGCCGGGCCGGTTGGAACTGCGTGCCCGGGTGGTCGCGTTCTCGCTCTATATCGTGCCGCTGTTGACGGTCATCTCCGTTGTACTGACCTTCTTCCTACGTGAGCCGGCCTGGATCGGTGTCGCGGCCGGTACCCTGCTCGCGTCGTACGGTGCCGGTCTGGCGGTGAACATGTACGTGTCGATCCTCGCGGCGTACGCGCTGCCGGAGACGAGCAACCCGTTCGCCATCAACACGGGTGCCGGAATCGCCAAGAGTCTGTTGAGTTTCGTGGCGATGTTGGCTGCGGCCGTGCTGGGTATCCCAGCCGTGCTGGCGACGGCTCTGCTCGGTGACGTCTGGTTGTGGCTGGCGCTGCCGGTCGGCGCGGCGTACGGCGTCGGCGCGGTGTTGTTCGGGACCTACCTGGCCGGGGACGTGCTCGACCGGCGGATGCCCGAACTGCTGATCGCGGTCACGCCCCGCCGCTGA